The Microcebus murinus isolate Inina chromosome 4, M.murinus_Inina_mat1.0, whole genome shotgun sequence genome has a segment encoding these proteins:
- the TRIM3 gene encoding tripartite motif-containing protein 3 — MAKREDSPGPEVQPMDKQFLVCSICLDRYQCPKVLPCLHTFCERCLQNYIPAQSLTLSCPVCRQTSILPEQGVSALQNNFFISSLMEAMQQAPDGAHDPEDPHPLSAVAGRPLSCPNHEGKTMEFYCEACETAMCGECRAGEHREHGTVLLRDVVEQHKAALQRQLEAVRGRLPQLSAAIALVGGISQQLQERKAEALAQISAAFEDLEQALQQRKQALVSDLETICGAKQKVLQTQLDTLRQGQEHIGSSCSFAEQALRLGSAPEVLLVRKHMRERLAALSAQAFPERPHENAQLELVLEVDGLRRSVLNLGALLTTSATAHETVATGEGLRQALVGQPASLTVTTKDKDGRLVRTGSAELRAEITGPDGARLPVPVVDHKNGTYELVYTARTEGELLLSVLLYGQPVRGSPFRVRALRPGDLPPSPDDVKRRVKSPGGPGSHVRQKAVRRPSSMYSTGGKRKDNPIEDELVFRVGSRGREKGEFTNLQGVSAASSGRIVVADSNNQCIQVFSNEGQFKFRFGVRGRSPGQLQRPTGVAVDTNGDIIVADYDNRWVSIFSPEGKFKTKIGAGRLMGPKGVAVDRNGHIIVVDNKSCCVFTFQPNGKLVGRFGGRGATDRHFAGPHFVAVNNKNEIVVTDFHNHSVKVYSADGEFLFKFGSHGEGNGQFNAPTGVAVDSNGNIIVADWGNSRIQVFDSSGSFLSYINTSAEPLYGPQGLALTSDGHVVVADAGNHCFKAYRYLQ; from the exons ATGCCTCCAGAACTACATCCCTGCCCAGAGCCTCACGCTGTCCTGTCCAGTGTGCCGGCAGACGTCCATTCTCCCCGAGCAGGGCGTCTCGGCCCTGCAGAACAACTTTTTCATCAGCAGCCTCATGGAGGCGATGCAGCAGGCACCTGACGGGGCCCATGACCCCGAGGACCCCCATCCCCTCAGCGCAGTGGCTGGCcgccctctctcctgccccaacCATGAAGGCAAG ACGATGGAGTTTTACTGTGAGGCCTGTGAGACAGCCATGTGTGGCGAGTGCCGTGCGGGGGAGCACCGGGAGCACGGCACAGTGCTGCTGCGGGATGTGGTGGAGCAGCACAAGGCAGCCCTGCAGCGCCAGCTCGAGGCTGTGCGCGGCCG ATTGCCACAGCTGTCCGCAGCGATCGCCTTAGTGGGGGGCATCAGCCAGCAGCTGCAAGAGCGCAAGGCAGAGGCCCTGGCCCAGATCAGTGCAGCCTTCGAGGACCTGGAGCAAGCGCTGCAGCAGCGCAAGCAGGCTCTGGTCAGCGACCTGGAGACCATTTGTGGGGCCAAGCAGAAG GTGTTGCAGACCCAGTTAGACACACTGCGCCAGGGTCAGGAACACATCGGCAGTAGCTGCAGCTTCGCAGAACAAGCACTGCGCCTGGGCTCGGCCCCGGAAGTGTTGCTGGTGCGGAAGCACATGAGAGAACGGCTGGCGGCACTGTCTGCGCAGGCCTTCCCGGAGCGGCCCCACGAGAATGCGCAGCTGGAACTGGTCCTAGAGGTCGACGGGCTGCGGCGATCGGTGCTCAACCTGGGCGCGCTGCTAACCACGAGCGCCACAGCACATGAGACGGTGGCCACGGGCGAGGGCCTGCGCCAGGCGCTAGTGGGCCAGCCCGCCTCGCTCACCGTCACTACCAAAGACAAGGATGGGAGGCTGGTGCGCACAGGCAGCGCGGAGTTGCGCGCCGAGATCACAGGCCCGGATGGCGCGCGCCTTCCGGTGCCGGTGGTGGACCACAAGAATGGCACGTACGAGCTGGTGTACACAGCGCGTACTGAAGGCGAGCTGCTCCTCTCAGTGCTGCTGTACGGACAGCCGGTGCGCGGCAGCCCCTTCCGTGTGCGTGCCCTGCGTCCTGGGGACCTGCCACCTTCCCCAGATGACGTGAAGCGTCGCGTCAAGTCCCCTGGAGGCCCCGGCAGCCACGTGCGCCAGAAGGCGGTGCGTAGGCCCAGCTCCATGTACAGCACAGGCGGCAAGCGGAAGGACAACCCGATCGAGGATGAGCTCGTCTTCCGTGTTG GCAGCCGTGGAAGGGAGAAGGGCGAATTCACCAATTTACAAGGTGTGTCCGCAGCTAGCAGCGGCCGCATAGTCGTAGCAGACAGCAACAACCAATGTATCCAG GTTTTCTCCAATGAGGGCCAGTTCAAGTTCCGCTTTGGGGTCCGAGGGCGCTCACCTGGGCAGCTGCAGCGCCCCACTGGCGTGGCCGTGGACACCAATGGAGACATTATCGTGGCAGACTATGACAACCGCTGGGTCAGCATCTTCTCCCCTGAGGGCAAGTTCAAG ACCAAGATTGGAGCTGGCCGCCTCATGGGCCCCAAGGGAGTAGCCGTCGACCGGAATGGACATATCATTGTGGTCGATAACAAATCGTGCTGCGTCTTCACTTTCCAGCCCAATGGCAAACTGGTTGGCCGTTTTGGGGGCCGAGGGGCCACTGACCGCCACTTTGCAG GGCCCCATTTTGTGGCTGTGAACAACAAGAATGAGATTGTAGTGACGGATTTCCATAACCATTCAGTGAAG GTGTACAGTGCCGACGGAGAGTTCCTCTTCAAGTTTGGCTCCCACGGCGAGGGCAATGGGCAGTTCAACGCCCCCACAGGTGTAGCTGTAGACTCCAATGGGAACATCATCGTGGCCGACTGGGGCAACAGTCGCATCCAG GTATTCGACAGTTCTGGCTCCTTCCTGTCCTATATCAACACGTCTGCAGAGCCACTGTATGgcccacagggcctggcactgaCCTCGGATGGCCACGTGGTGGTGGCTGATGCTGGCAACCACTGCTTTAAAGCCTATCGCTACCTCCAGTAG